DNA from Coffea arabica cultivar ET-39 chromosome 10c, Coffea Arabica ET-39 HiFi, whole genome shotgun sequence:
CTGCAGCCTGCGATTCAATATATTCAATTTCCGTATCCCATTCCTTCTCCATTGCTGTACTGGAATTTTGAGGAAATGGAGGGCAGCTCGATTCCTTCAACAAGTGATTCGGTGGTTGGCGCGATAGCTCCAAGAATTGGTAAGTTTCTTGACATTGGCTCTAACATGTTTATGGGTTTTTCTTTGATGTGAAAATGCACTGATTTCAGAAATTTGCTTTAAGTtggattattaagtgttaattAGCTAGTATATTAATGAGATTAATGAGAATATTCTCTGGAGAATAATTTTGATGCTAGCTTATGCAGTTAAACTAAAAGATCTTTTACTTGGGTCAATAACAGCATGAAAACAAGAGTTTCTCAATCGGAACTAAAACTAACCTTTCCTGGAAAACAAAACACTGCATGGAATAGGAAACTGCAGAAAAGGGGATACGTCATAAAGTACAAAAGTTTCTCAATCTGAAGACATATCAAAGCTTCTAATAGCCCCCTTTATGATTCCCTGCCGAATATATATGAAATCTTATCAAAACTTTCAGGCTTTATTGCTACAGTAGTGCTTGAAGTTTCATACAAATTTTCTCTTGGGCCCTGAAGTTTTTCCTAAACTCAGCTCTGAATCTGATTgacctattccttttgtttgtttctcgttgataaaaataagaaaatgtaaACAAAAGGCTTTCTGATTTTATCCAatgcaaattaaaaaaaaatgggatacCATAATATCCATTTCAAGATGAGATGGTGGCTGGCATCAATAGTAAATGAGTTTAAGATCCAAAACATTATTGGGATATCAACTCGCATGATCTGTTAGATTGATGTCATTCGCATGATCTGTTTTTGATCGGCTAGACATCCATCTTGTTAGACCTAATTTGATGTATTATAATCTCTAAAACAGGTGTAGCCTCTTCTTTTGTAGAATATTCTTTCTCATGCGAGACCTAAAGCATTGCTTAGCTTAATAATTTTGTTGACTAGTGAACTTCACTTTTTAGAGTTATATAGTCATCTGAAAGTACTTTAACACTTAAACCTCTTTTTCTGTTTTGAAATACCACCTAAGTCTATCATGCAAGTGAACAATTTTAGTTTCTCCGGATATTTAGCTCAAggataaatttaaaattgttcTGATTTGCTGCAATTTTGTCCAGTATCACCACATTTTTTTGTGGAAACTTTTCTTATATCTTTCAAATTGTTCTGCAtatattgtcattttttttgtaCATATGAAAGAAAACCGAGGACCACCATATACTACTTGCTAGTGCATTCCACACCCAAGCAATAAGTCTTCTTTTTGGGTATATAGTCAATAACTTTGTTGTTATCCTCCAGCAAGTACTACAGATATCTTTGTCGAACATTCTTCATATCTTCCCAAATTTCCAGGTACTGTTTTATAGGATCTGgatgaatttcaattgatgTCTTTGCATCTTCCATTACtactaaatacattttttgtctAGTTATGACTTTACTTGATTCTGATGagtattttttcttctttcggaCTTTACTTGATTCTGATGagtattttttcttctttcaaaaAGTAGGATGGTATCCACAATCATTGGAAGTCAACCATAGTTTAATCTTTAGGGATGTGGGGTAGAAATATATCATaaattttcacctttttttaTTTGAAGCCAGAAATGCTCTCAGTTAGTGTTGATATCTTCCTTGCATTTGCATTTTTCAGGCTCAGCTGTCTTTCTTTATTCAAACTGTTCTGAGTCTCTAGGttagttttcaaaaaaaaaaaaaaattggcagcTCTCAGTCAAATTTAACATTTGAGTTCTTTCAATCtgacttcttttttatttttagaattCTGGGTAATGTGCTTTTAGAATTCAATCTATTCCGCTTTTGAGTGTTAACACTCAcatcaaattaaattttattttctgttGTGAGTAATTGCTTTGAGACTGATACTGATTTGATTGATATTCTCTTTACCTTTATTATGAATTGTTTTATACTTCATACTTTCATAGcattgaaatattatataagaTCTAAATTTGCTATGAACTTTAGCCCTGATATGAATGTTTTTTGGAAgctgttttccagatttgggtgCTTGTGtgtcattttcaatttttttgggaGCTGTTTTCTAGATTTGGGTGCTTGTGTGTCATTTTCTATTTCTTCTAATGTCTGTTTGATTTGAATTTAATGCTCCGTGTCAAAATATTTGAAGTGGAACTCATTTTAATGTAAATGTTTGTTTATTATTAAAGGCATGTCTATTAGTCCTCCCGAGGTTTCTTCAATACCACATGTGTCTGGGACCGATTCATCCACACCAGTCATGATTAACAGCCCAGTATTTGTAAGCCGTGATACCTATGATCCCACACAAGAGGGTGGTGAAACACAACAAGAGGGAACCGAAGACACCAATAGGCAGCAAGGAGATGAAGCTGAAGATGATGGTAAATTTCGAGTGCCTAAAAGGAATAAAACATCTGAGGCATGGGAAGACTTCGAtgatttggaagaaaatggCATATATTATGCCATCTGTAAACATTGTAGTAAGAAATTGAATCGGGGAAAAACTAAACAAACCAGCAGCATGTGGAGGCATCGGGAAAACTGTTCCGTTAGAAAAGCCAAGCTTAGAAAGGCCGAGCGGCAAACAAAGATAAACTTTCAGCAAGCGAATGAGCGTTTTCCAACTGTACCATCATTGCACACTGGCAAATTCGATATGGAAACAATGAGAGAGGCTGCTGCACATTGGATCTTGATGCACGAGCATCCTTTCACAATTTTGGAGGAAGAGGGTTTCAACATAATGATGAAACGCGGCTGGCCGGAGTGGCAAAAGATTTCACGCATGACAGCTAAAAAAGATTGTACACAGGTGTACGAGATAGAGAAAAAGaagttgaagaacttgttgAGGCATGTACAAAAAGTTAGCTTGACCACCGATATGTGGAAATCAAAGAATCAAAAAATTGAATACATGGTGGTGACCGGACATTGGATTGATGGAAATTGGAAGCTTCAGAAGAGAGTGTTAAATTTTGTTCATATTCGACCACCACGTCGAGGAGTTGAGATTTCGGATGCAGTTTTCAAGTGTGCAAAGGAATGGGGAATTGAGGGAAAAATTCACACTATTTCTGTGGACAATGCCTCAAACAATGATGTGGCCGTGAGATTGTTGAAAGATGATTTCGGGAGATGCAAGAAGCTTTTGGGTGGAGGAAAACTGTTTCATGTTCGTTGTTGCGCCCATATCTTGAACCTTATGGTTCAAGATGGCTTGAAGGATATAGTAGATATTTGTGAAAATATTCGAGATAGTGTGGATTTTGTGAACAAGTCTGATGGTAGGGCATTGCTATTTGCAGAAATTGCTCAACACCTACAAATTCCTGGAAACAAATCGCTCCATGATTGTAGGACGAGATGGAATTCAACATATGAAATGTTGAATTGTGCTATAAAATATAAAGAGGTTTTTCCTCGTTTTCAAGTTCGAGAGCCCCTTTATGAGTCTTGTCCATCTTCAGAGGATTGGGAGAAGGTTGAGAAAGTTTGCACCATTTTAGAGAAGTTCTACACAGCCACACACATAATTTCGGGGAGTGAGTATCCAACTAGCAATCTATTCCTCCCTGAGATTCTAAAGGTGAAGAAACTCTTGGATGCACGAGTgaatgatgaagatgattttgtcCGGAGTATGATTACAAGAATGAAGCTCAAGTTTGACAAATACTGGAAAGAGTGTAATTTTTTGATGTCCATTGCAGCTATCTTGGATCCCAGACAGAAAATGCGAGCAATAGAGTTTGCCTTCCCTAAGATGTATTCCGCATATGAAGCTCAAGAGAATATCACATATGTTCGAAAAGCCATCTTTGAGCTTTATGACGAGTACGTTGCTATGGCTACAAGTGGAAGTGCAGGGACAGGTTGTTCATTAAATCCTGCATCCGAAATAGTGTGTCCACCTCGAGCAAGTGCTGACTATTGGGATGATTTGGATGAGTATTGTGGTGAACTCGAATCCGATGAACCCCATAAGAGCGAGTTGGTGGATTACCTAGACAAGCCTCGCCAACTTCCTGGACAAAATCTGAAGGATTTCAACTGTTTAGATTGGTGGAAAATCAACCGATCAGCATACCCGGTACTCTCTCAGTTAGCGGCTGATGTATTGGCCATTCCTATCACTACCGTTGCATCTGAGGCCACCTTTAGTGCTGGAACTAGGGTGATTGATTCATACCGTGCTTCACTTGCTCCGAAGACAGTCCAAACATTAATGTGTGCAGGCGATTGGTGTAGAAATTTACACGGGgtcaaaaagaaattgaaagtaAGTTATATCTATATGAATTTGTTATTGCAGAGATAAATTAGTATTTATTAGTTTGTTTATTGATTTTAAAGTATTACATTATTTGCATTTCCACTACCTAAATGCAGCCACAGAAAGCTCTCAAAGAATATGAGCTGCCCAATGCTTGAAGTTGTGTAAGGAGCAACTACTTTGCTGAAAATCAGGTCCATCTTTTTGTGAATTCTCATTTTCTTATTCTTAATTTGCCATAAGTTgtgttcaaattttaaatttaaattgtacATAAGTTGGTTGATTTGTCATTTGTGTATGGCTAGGTGTTGTAGATTGTACACCGAAGTTTGAAGATGCATAAGGAGCAAACAAGCTGTTTCATTTACCAGATTACAAACAAGAGCTTCTAAATGCTCATTAGACTCCAGAAAATTTCCCTaagtttttcctttcaattggcTGCAGCACTCATTTTTGTATTTTCGTGAAATTCTGATGAGGTTGAGAACAGGTTGTTGCTTATGTTTAATGCTGAAATGTTAATATGGAATTGTGGATCATGGCCACTTAGTTTCTGCATGCGTATGGTGTTTCTTTAGCCATTGTGTTTGTCCTTTTGTTTGTCATTGGTTTCTCGTTTgcggaatttctgaattttggAAGATAGAATTCTTGAATCTTGAATCTTTATTAATCTTATTGATTCCCCTGGCATGTTGATTTCTCATCTGAGGTGACTGCTGCCCTTCGTATTACTGATGGTGCATTGGTGCTGGTTGATTGTATTGAGGGTGTGTGTtcgtgtgttttctttgcttttggccgtgtgttttctggaaaaattgCCACTGGCATGAAGATTCCCCTGGGCATGTTGATTTCTCATCTGAGGTGACTGCTGCCCTTCGTATTACTGATGGTGCATTGGTGGTGGTTGATTGTATTGAGGATGTGTGTGTCTGTgtgttttctttacttttggCCGTGTGTTTTCTGGAAAAAGTGCCACTGGCATGAAGGTTAGAATCATGGGTCCCAACTATGTTCCGTGAGAGAAAAAGGACTTGTATGTTATAATGTTAAGACTTAAGAATGTCTAAAGAATAGTTATTTGGATGGGTAAGAAGCAGGAAACAGTTGAGGATGTGCCATGGGGTAACACAGTTGCTATGGTTGGTTTGGATCAATTCATCACAGTTGCTATCGTTGTTATGGTTGCTGTCTCTCCTGTCGTGCGTGTTGCTGGGCAGAGTGCAGTGGAAGGTTGCATCTGATTCCCCAAGCTTGTTGAAGGTTTGAAACCTCTGCCGAAGGTTCTGTCCTCTGTATGCAATGGCATGCTTCTAAGTTTTGTCCATGTGGCTCCAAGCCTCCAAGACTTTAATTGGCTTCTAAGTTtttgatgcgagacgcggaagcaacttcggatctagaggaacacgatgaagattggatggagttgaacctgaacttggaccactcaagaacagatttaacggtagaggacgccacaatcaagtatgtgtgcttgattgataagtcaagaaca
Protein-coding regions in this window:
- the LOC113709998 gene encoding zinc finger BED domain-containing protein RICESLEEPER 2-like, which codes for MEGSSIPSTSDSVVGAIAPRIGMSISPPEVSSIPHVSGTDSSTPVMINSPVFVSRDTYDPTQEGGETQQEGTEDTNRQQGDEAEDDGKFRVPKRNKTSEAWEDFDDLEENGIYYAICKHCSKKLNRGKTKQTSSMWRHRENCSVRKAKLRKAERQTKINFQQANERFPTVPSLHTGKFDMETMREAAAHWILMHEHPFTILEEEGFNIMMKRGWPEWQKISRMTAKKDCTQVYEIEKKKLKNLLRHVQKVSLTTDMWKSKNQKIEYMVVTGHWIDGNWKLQKRVLNFVHIRPPRRGVEISDAVFKCAKEWGIEGKIHTISVDNASNNDVAVRLLKDDFGRCKKLLGGGKLFHVRCCAHILNLMVQDGLKDIVDICENIRDSVDFVNKSDGRALLFAEIAQHLQIPGNKSLHDCRTRWNSTYEMLNCAIKYKEVFPRFQVREPLYESCPSSEDWEKVEKVCTILEKFYTATHIISGSEYPTSNLFLPEILKVKKLLDARVNDEDDFVRSMITRMKLKFDKYWKECNFLMSIAAILDPRQKMRAIEFAFPKMYSAYEAQENITYVRKAIFELYDEYVAMATSGSAGTGCSLNPASEIVCPPRASADYWDDLDEYCGELESDEPHKSELVDYLDKPRQLPGQNLKDFNCLDWWKINRSAYPVLSQLAADVLAIPITTVASEATFSAGTRVIDSYRASLAPKTVQTLMCAGDWCRNLHGVKKKLKPQKALKEYELPNA